A segment of the Pochonia chlamydosporia 170 chromosome Unknown PCv3seq00013, whole genome shotgun sequence genome:
GACAAGGTGCTAGTGGCATTGACAGTACCATTGATTCGCTTGATGGATGGCTCGAGATCGATCATGTCAAACACGGGACCTAGCTATTTAGTTAGTAACCAAGAGGCTCTTTTTGCAAGATCATATTAGATACAATGGTGGGAAAATTAAAGCTCACTATAGCTGGATGTGACTCGGAGCTTAGCGTTTAAGCGCATGTCGAGGCTATGGCTCACAACTATAGATGCCATTACGGCGCTTACGGTGAAAAGTGCTAAGTTTGCAACTGACAGGATAGCGAATTTGTTAAAGCCTGTGCTAGAACACTCAAAATCCCCTTTGAAGGTGTCATTCTCAGCATCTTTTTCTGTCATATCCTGATGCGTCAGGCCTACGTAGCCGGACCATCGTGGAGAAATGCTTTGGATGCGCATGTTTATTACTTTAGCGCCGTTTCTCTTCCGGGAATACTGCATATATAAAAGGCAAATAATACATCGAATCGAAAGCGTAAAAAGTCCCATCTGATGTTGTTTCCACATTACAAGGCAATTCTGCATGTGATGTCCGAAGTTATGACGCATCAGCAAATGGACTCTCATCTAGATCTAGCTCCGGCAGCCAAAAGTGACTTCACAGTGATACAGTTTCTGCAGGGTCAGATATTGTGCTGTAAGTCTATCCGGTAAATATGTGACCTCACGCTAAACGATTGGATATCGAATTATTGTCCCAATAATGTAAAGGTCAGAACTTTGCGTCGAGCTGTTTCGGGAAtagtgatgtggccttgtacagtacgtgtacgtacagtactgtattttagccctagtaccgtacgtacaatggggttgtacaatacagtacatacatacaaatttccccttcctttttgggcaatagtgagccctgcccttgcaccatttttgagcctcaaacctcagattccacctcagtgccaacacccaatatatcacccgtcgactgtaatacaccctcccactcaaaatcctcattggttgaggccatcgcgccgtccatccagaccttcttgccctgcgcattcacaaataactcgagatatgaatcttcgagttctagccagtccttctcctcaagatccgcccagcgctttttGTGGGCAtacttctcgtccttgagacGATCTAACACGCGGTCGTTCataaaaatgaaggcctGCATGTCAGCGTGCACTGGCGTAAGGCGATTCCGAGCTTTTGTATGTATAAAACTAATAGCAGAGAAGCTTCGTTCTGAGGGTACGGAGTTCACAAGTGtgttcatcaccttcacagcTACTCTAGCCAGAATCGAgccctggttgaggaggcactgccatgccattgctggcttaaagccatcgtcgtatacGGCGCTGTGCTTATTAAATAAGCCGTCTGGGCCGCCCGTACGCATTCGGAAGTGTGTGAATTCGGAGAGAGCACGGTGATACTCGTCGTTGTTTTTCAGATGTTTCCGCAAATACTCTTGTACGCGCGCAAAGACGCTAGGTGGCAGTTTCGAATTCGGACCTGTTGTGTCAGGCCGGAGGGCATCAGCGACCCAATGTATATTGTACGTTTGCTTATCAAGCCGTGCTTTGAATATAGCGTCAATATCATCCCACGGAACATCAGGAAACTGATCAGCCTCCCTCATCTCGGCCCACTTGCTtttgatttgcagccagcgatTTACAACGTACGCGATTCCcgactcatcagcctcggaaGCGTGTTGAAAGTCGTTCACAGGCTTTAGCACAGCGATCGCAGTCTCAAGTTTTagccagaagctgttgtctttgatgatccGAACCGCTTCGGGCAGGAGAACGGGGCACCCTTGGGATCGCAGCTCGCCTCGTACATCTTTTCGAATAgaccagtctctggcaggGTCTCGAGAacggaggagggagaaaaaTGAATTGTACTGAGAACCCCAGCGTGTAATTACACTATTTGGTTAGTATGGGGATGTAGCCGACAGACAGCTGGCGAGTTACCTTCTGATCAGCGCGCGAGTTATTCCGTTCCACCTTGTGCGCTGGCACGTTCTCAATCTTTGCAATTGTAATTTAGACCGTGAGAAAAACGTGAGAAGTGTGGTGACGTTATCAAAGagatcctcaaagaatggaaggagaaggatatcTTTAATTAAGAGCTGAAGGCCGTGAGAATCGCAcagagagaagttgacatgTGAGAGTTCTGGGAATCTCCCTAGTAAATCGTGTACCGAGCGCATCGTATTTTCGGTATCCGTACAGATAGAGTTGATTCTGGAGAGATCACCGCCGCACAGTTTctgcatttctctccatatcaacttcacccaGTTCTCTGCTGTGTGCTGTTCGTCTCCCGTATCAAAAGTTTTCCAGTAGAAAGCTGGGCCGTCTGGTATTTGTACCGAGATATTAACGATTCTGTGGCCGGAAACATTATCGGAAGCGTCAAATATTATATTGAACCATTCTGAGCTAGTAATGCGTTGGAAAACCTCGTCAAGGAGTTCCTGATACAAGTCGGGGAGAATTCTCGTGATAGCAGCGCGGCTAGGAGGCTTCCAGCCAGGCTTAATGCGAGTGAAGAAATAATGCCAACGCCGGCTCTCGAACAGGCTGAAGGGGCGGCCGCCAGCGAttacggcggcggcggcatcataGGCGAAACTGTTACTCTCGTCTTGCGAGATATGCTGAACTCCGACCTCGGTTATCTTCTTTTGTATAGCTTCAGAATATGGGGGAGGatgtccagcttcatcttgagcctgacgctcttgttgctgcttgccttgccatttctcacacgcagcgagatgctctTTAGGCCGCCCAATagaagtggctgcaaagtccttctggcagtgacggcatcTGTATCGCTTGCTTTTCTTAGGGTTAGAGCGGCCGAGGTCAATAAACTGTCGCCAAACAAAGGCAGCgttagctttggtgggcgccatctttttagcgataccttcaattggtacaaaatcaggagtgcgttgagccatcagagcttttgtacagcCCCGTATTTGTACGATATGacccacaaattcccctatttggaatatcgtacgTACGCAGTACACgtacgtactttttcttcttgtacgtacgtacgtacaacagtgttgtacgaaaagtacaacatcactaTTCGGGAATGCATTGTATCCTGTTTCCCCAACATGATCAGTCTCGTCGGCAGATCTCTAAGCTCTTGTGTGATGCAGTGAGTCTTCCACAATCCTACCCATCAAAACCACTCGGCTTGTTTTGCTTACCTCTGTGTGAACCTCTGAAGGCTTAATAGCGACACCGTCGTATTCCGAGGCAACGCCGACGAGTCTGCTGGGCAAGTGCTCACGGGCATCATTGTGCTCAGTCTTCAATCTGCAAGACTCATTGACCATCAAGTTCGCTTACGGTTGTTGGCCATACTGGAAGTTGCGAACGACACTGCTACCATACGGCAGAGGCTACGAGAATGCTTTCTTAGTAACAAGACCAGAACAACAGAGATTGTTTTGGAGCATCTTGGGTCCCGCCAACTACGCTCAAAGAGCACAAACCCCCTGTCGTCAGCTGGACATTACAGATATCCTTTCGAGCTTTCACTCCCAAGCGATTTAGCAGAAAGTGTCCAAGGTGTACCTGAAGTATCTTTGAAATATCGTCTCGATGCGACTATTTTAAGTCAAGGGCGGCCAATCCTTTATGCTCGCAAGGCCCTTCGCATCATTCGCACCCCCGCATTAGACGCTCTTGAACCACTGCAAGGCGTAGGAGGTGAAAGTATCTTGGCTGATAGGCTCAGGCACGATGTTAGTATATTTCCAAAAGCGGTAAGCTTTGGCGGAAATATCCAACTAAAACTGCGTGCTTGCCCGCTGGTGACGGGACTAAAACTCAGAGACATTAAGGCAAGGATAGTAGAAATTCGAGAGTTCTCAACGCAGGAAAATCGCAGTAAAGAAGTCCGCAAATGTATTGCAGAAGTTTTGAAGACTGCACCAGGTCAGAAGGCAAAACGCCGAGACATGGAGCTGGGTTCGGATAGGGATGACTGGGCGTTAAGCATAGAATTATCACTTCCTAGGAGGATTGGAGACTGTATTCCAGATCTTTCGCATAGTAGAATGCGAGCTCATCATAGAGTTGAGACTATATTCGCTGTGATAGATCTGGATGGGAAAGTTCTTAAGGCAAGTGACTTGCAATAAAACCCACCTCCCGCGCATTGCTAACGAACTCCTTAGATCTGCACCACGATACCTATAACGGTATATATGCCTCTTGATGCCACTTTTAATGATGATGGAGTTATTCTGACTCCTAGGATGGCTGCTAGAAGTACCCAGCCTGCTAGTTCTATTGCTCCGCCGGTGTATTAAGATTGCTTAACCTCTTAGCACTATTGTAATTTAATCTAGAGGCGGAATAGGCACTTTCAACTACTTCAAACAATTAGAGGTTTCCAAGCCGGCATCCTCATACAAGGAGCTACTCTGGGTCACGAAGTCACAGATTCAACTCAAAAATGTGGCTGCAAACAAGAAGGATCATCCCACAGACTGTTGCGTAGAGTTTCACAAGAAAGGAGTTCATATGCTCACTGTGACCAGTCTGAACAAGGTCCTTGGACCGGCGAGTGCCAGGGCGAAAATTGAGAAGGTCTGTGAGCGAGACGGCATACCTACGCCGTGGAAGGCGGGATGGGTGAGCCACTCATGGACATCAGAGCAGCTTGTGCCCTCACGTGAACATCCAGTGAATCCCAAGTTTGAGTCCCCTTGTCGTCGGCAATCGCGATATCAGCTTACTTCTCTAAAAAGCTTGACCATGTCGGATTGTTCAGCTCTCGATGCTACAATGCAGTGGCGTGTATCTGTCATTGCCAGAAATCGCGAGGTCAGTCCCCATCTTGAGAAGCAGGCTGGCCACCTCGACAGTCCGTTGCATGAATAGTGGCGTCCATCcggcgttgttggcaatcGACATGTCAACCTCCATCTTAAGAAACAATAGCTACCTCAATATGTCGGGTGGCAATCCTCATAAAGCCTTGTCGGGCGACATCTTCCCAACGCGTGTCGCCCGATGTCGAGATGGATAGAGAGCATGTTCGAAAGCTGTAAAGGTTCTTTTGACAGCCTGACTGAGTGACAAAAACAAGGGCAGGGATTCAGACATGGAAAACAAATAGCCAGGCAGAAGACAGAAATTGAGGAAATAACGGTGGCGTCTGCCATGACGTGCTACTCCATGAATAACGTGCAGAATACCTAGCTACAGCATGTCCCGGGTTAGAATGGAATGCCCATGTGTGATTGATCTAACAGGAACCAACAGTCTGGCCTCGATGGTCGCATCAACCTCTCAACAATGTGTTTCAACTTGGAACTGATATTAGCGGCAGCGAACATGCGCAATCAACATCTAATGACAGAATGGGCGGCACAATTTAACAATTGGCCCTTTGGTATGAGGCCATTGCCTTTTTGACACGATATGACACGAATTACTACTAGACCCTATAGACTTTATGACTCCCtcaacttgtccttgtcttaCCCTCGAATCAGGTATCGACTGGGATTTCACTGTTAGTTGCCTGTCAATATGAAAacgactttttttttgtttttagCAGGATGGCTTCAACAGGCCCAGCACAGGTTGTGCTTTGCGTGACTTGTAGTACGCTCACCGGCAATGGAGCGATTAAATCGTGTCAATTGAGCCGCTCTGGGCCACATACAAGCGAAACGGTAATATCTATTTGAAGATACAGACTAAATAAGACGGAAATATGCGTAGGTTACTCGGGTTGCCCCACCGAACTTGGGTTTCAAGCATGAGCACCATTTATCTCATTTGCTTGAATCCTCCCCATGAGTTGTGGGCTTAGAACCTCATCATATACCCATGTATCCTCTTTGGACGGAcgaccatgccaatgcaaaaGGTGCTGGCGCTTCCCAGTTCTCAACCGGGCTCCTAGAACATCCACGCCCGCCCATGTCGACTGGCTGGGAGCGGGCTAAAATCTGACGCGATCGAGTGGATAGAGTCAGATAGGTGGTACACTGAGACTTCTAAGAGTGCTTCAACTCAATACTTACTGGTCAGCCATTGGCAAACCCGTCCACTTCTTCTATGCCAAAACTTTGCATTCCGGAAATTGCGCTCTCCACTCGTAATTTTTGGCTTCGATGAACCGCCAAAATCTGACACGAGCGCCGTTCTAGCGGAGCCAAGTGATGTTGAATATCTAGCACAATATGTCTCTTCAAAGTACATACGCTAGCCAATGGACAGGAACTTTGTCCTATTCGAACCatgccaagtccaagtcccTCATCACGAAGTGAGAGATTCGCCGGCTTAGGCTCTTAAATGGGTCGGAATAATCAGGTTAGGATAGGTCCAGGATTGCGATTTCTGACATCTCATGCGTCGCGTTAGGCGAAGTTAATGGGTCGGGCTCATCACCTCTAAATATATAAAGGTCCTAGGAATCCTCTTTAAAGTTTTCTACAATCTGCACTTAAAAGTACTTTAAACGTCTACAAGCGGCCTCCATCTATAAACTCCCTTCAACGCTACCAATTGTAAGCAAGGTCCGAGCTTAAACTGAGGTATATTTATTGACTTTGTCCAAAGCAAGATGCAGATTAAGATCTCTCAAGTCTTGACCCTGGCAtcgttggtgttgtcgtCTGTGCCACTGGGATCTGCGACGGCTCTTGCGAATGTACCTGGCACTCTAGACAAAAAGATTCCCGACAATCTTCACTTCATCATGAACGTCACCTCGCATGAGACAACTGATGAGCATGGCCTCGTCAAAAGGGCCTGTAGCAGAAGTTGTGAACAATGGGAGGACGCTCGTCGCGTCGGTGCCTCCTGCTATGACGCAGGTCACGGCAACGTGGACAGAGGTGCCAACCTGTTTGAAAGTGATAATTTTATAGCCGCTAATCAAGGCGTCGACCGACAAATCCACAGTAACCCAAATGGAGCTCCAATAAACGTCTACTTCAGGAAAAACAGAGTGATCGTCAAGGAGAAATTGATCTTCGTGCTTGACAACCGGAATAGCAACGCCGCGAGTGGATGCTCTATCTTCTCGGTGCTCGAGAACAACCGATTCGAGGCGAACAACGTTCGTCTCTCATTTATAATTAACTGATACAACTTCTGATCTCACTATTGGTTGCCATGGGCCGGATTGGTAGGGATCAACCTTTGATTGCTCGATATGTTTCATTTTCACCGCCCCTCTGCCTCCCCTTTCTATACTATCTTGCTTTGGTGCCTTTCAGTTTGAAGAGATGGAGGCATCCTTCGGCCAGACTGCAAGCCTTATTGAGTCTTCCCCATAATCTGCTTCAGTGACGTTGCGACAGTGGGCTCTGGGAATAGTTAGCGCGTGGGTCTGAGATAGCAGGTAGAAATTACCTTCGCAACATCGCTCATGGATGTTACGGAGGTTATTGTTCCATAAACTTCTATTGCATTAGACTTCTCTCGGTATTTGGTGTTGTTTACTACTATGCTTAGTTTTCACTATCTATCTACTACCTGGCCTTTCCAACTTTTGATCATCGACGCTGGGGATACTGACTGCGCGAATATCAAGACCAAATTCGGCAGCCACGGCCGAGGCAAGGCTCGACTTCCCAGTGCCGGGCGGGCCCTTCCTGAGAGATGTCTCGTTTTGCTGGAGGATATAGATGCCGTAAGAACAGATCGGTCGCATGACACTGGGGTTCCTGAGAAAAACAAGAAGTCGCTTTCTTTATCGGGTCTCTTGAACACCCTTGATGGTGTGGCATCGCAGGAGGGCCGTTTCCTCATAATGACCACAAATCACATTGAGAAGCCGGACAAAACACTTATCCGGCCCGGCCGTATTTACAAGAAGATTGAGATAACTTTGGCTGACTCTAGTGTGATAGCCCAGTTATTTTGTTTTATATTTGGCCCTAACACGGAGGATAGTGCATCAACAAAGGAGGAAGTTTTGGCAACAAATCAGCTGACTGACTGGACAAAAGGACCTTACTTTGTCGGTATGGAAGCCTTCGGATTCCCAGACGATCACGAGATATCAGTACAAGATGTCGCCCTGGCGCGTAGAATATGGTATCAGCAGGTGTGTACTAGCTGATTAGATGGCAATTTGTGATGCTGTTGTAAATGGGTCCATTAGACTGGTGCCTAGAGCACAGGAACACTTGACACCATGCAATACCATTCTTTTCCCACCGTCCGTTGGTTCAATATTGGCCTTAAGAGTCGGTTCGTGGCAGTAGCCATTGAGCTTGACCCTTTAGAATGAAGGCTTCATACTAACTTGGTTCTCCTCAGCGTGCCCGCGTTATTCGCCACCGCCTAGTTGTTCTTGCTGAACCTCTAACGTGTCGCCGTCCTGCATCTCCAACTGTGCATATAACCTTAATGTACCAGGTGCCCATCATCGAAGTAAGGGTAAACAAATATTACCACTTCGGGAGTATGCGTTGGCTGGACTCGAGTGCCCTCGAAGAACAAGCGAACCGCTTTGATGTTCTTGCCTTGCTGGTCGCAAAAACGCATTCATCAGTTTCCCCAGCCCCGCGTTGCGACATATCTTGAAGACCATCTCATTGTAGCCAGAAAGATTGAGTCTAGCCATCGGCTTATTATTCTTGGCAGCGGTAGTGCTCATACAAACCTCTCATCTAACTAGTTAGAAGAGAgaggggaaaaaaaagaaataagTGGGGGAACGCCCAAAAATTATGAAGCCAGCGCGCATGCAACATGTGACCAGCATACTATACAGCATTGGAAACGGGCGGATAATCACGCGGTGCGGGTATGAGGTCCATGAGACAATTTCTTTATCGAACGGCTGTACAACTCAGGGTTGGCAAGGAGAGAATCTTCTCCCTATTAAGAAACATCATGTCAACATTTATTTTATGATCTTGGGTGACGAAAAATGGTTTCTTTCTTGTATTGCTCCGGGAAAACTGCTTGTGCCACATCCCCCTAAAAGCTAACGCATTTACCAGGGCTAGATAAGAACCACGCAGTTCTGCGGCAGAGAGCATGTCTCGTATCAACAACCCCGGCGTATGATCAGATATCCAAGTGTTTATGGAGTTCACAGCAGCGGGAAGACTCTGATATTGTGCAATTTCTGCGTCAAATCCCTTCAGGAAGCGTTCGTAGGTTGGATTCAGTGTAACACTTGTATCGGTATGAAATTGGTCACTGCAATGATAACAACATACTGTACCTAATTGGCGATCCAATCGGCAGGACCGAAACCACCCATTGGATAATAAGAAAAGTAGAACGCTCAGGCTACTTTCCCAAAGTAATTTGAAGATGACCGCCGTTACTCCAGCCCTGGCATCCACCTGACGGGTCAGTACCATATGTTCCGTACGTGGCACCAGGCTGGCTACCCGGCTGACAGTTCAGCAACTCGTAACTGCCAGACTTGCTACACGTATTTCCAGATTTGCAGACAAATACGCatgtgtccatgtcggagACGCATCCTTCGGGAGTTTGAACGCCCATTCTGGTACCCGACATATTCACCTCCCTCGAGATATTAACCGTTGCATTCTCTCCAGTTGTGAATTCCCCCCAGGTGTTGTCAATCTGGCCATACTGACTAAGAGGAGTTTGTCTGTTTACCAGTGCCGACCACGCACCAGAAATGCCATTTGCAAGACTTACGGTTACAGTATCGTCTTGGTTTGGGAGAGAATAGGAGATTTCTGGATAGCGCACGTTCATGAAGCTGGACTGGTAGTCGATTGGTGCGAAAACCCAAAGAATGACAATT
Coding sequences within it:
- a CDS encoding arrestin domain-containing protein (similar to Metarhizium acridum CQMa 102 XP_007809801.1); translation: MISLVGRSLSSCVMLNSDTVVFRGNADESAGQVLTGIIVLSLQSARLIDHQVRLRLLAILEVANDTATIRQRLRECFLSNKTRTTEIVLEHLGSRQLRSKSTNPLSSAGHYRYPFELSLPSDLAESVQGVPEVSLKYRLDATILSQGRPILYARKALRIIRTPALDALEPLQGVGGESILADRLRHDVSIFPKAVSFGGNIQLKLRACPLVTGLKLRDIKARIVEIREFSTQENRSKEVRKCIAEVLKTAPGQKAKRRDMELGSDRDDWALSIELSLPRRIGDCIPDLSHSRMRAHHRVETIFAVIDLDGKVLKICTTIPITVYMPLDATFNDDGVILTPRMAARSTQPASSIAPPVY
- a CDS encoding ATPase family associated with various cellular activities (AAA) domain-containing protein is translated as MQIKISQVLTLASLVLSSVPLGSATALANVPGTLDKKIPDNLHFIMNVTSHETTDEHGLVKRACSRSCEQWEDARRVGASCYDAGHGNVDRGANLFESDNFIAANQGVDRQIHSNPNGAPINVYFRKNRVIVKEKLIFVLDNRNSNAASGCSIFSVLENNRFEANNTKFGSHGRGKARLPSAGRALPERCLVLLEDIDAVRTDRSHDTGVPEKNKKSLSLSGLLNTLDGVASQEGRFLIMTTNHIEKPDKTLIRPGRIYKKIEITLADSSVIAQLFCFIFGPNTEDSASTKEEVLATNQLTDWTKGPYFVGMEAFGFPDDHEISVQDVALARRIWYQQVCTS
- a CDS encoding transposase (similar to Metarhizium robertsii ARSEF 23 XP_007817087.2), with translation MAPTKANAAFVWRQFIDLGRSNPKKSKRYRCRHCQKDFAATSIGRPKEHLAACEKWQGKQQQERQAQDEAGHPPPYSEAIQKKITEVGVQHISQDESNSFAYDAAAAVIAGGRPFSLFESRRWHYFFTRIKPGWKPPSRAAITRILPDLYQELLDEVFQRITSSEWFNIIFDASDNVSGHRIVNISVQIPDGPAFYWKTFDTGDEQHTAENWVKLIWREMQKLCGGDLSRINSICTDTENTMRSVHDLLGRFPELSHVNFSLCDSHGLQLLIKDILLLPFFEDLFDNVTTLLTFFSRSKLQLQRLRTCQRTRWNGITRALIRSVITRWGSQYNSFFSLLRSRDPARDWSIRKDVRGELRSQGCPVLLPEAVRIIKDNSFWLKLETAIAVLKPVNDFQHASEADESGIAYVVNRWLQIKSKWAEMREADQFPDVPWDDIDAIFKARLDKQTYNIHWVADALRPDTTGPNSKLPPSVFARVQEYLRKHLKNNDEYHRALSEFTHFRMRTGGPDGLFNKHSAVYDDGFKPAMAWQCLLNQGSILARVAVKVMNTLVNSVPSERSFSAISFIHTKARNRLTPVHADMQAFIFMNDRVLDRLKDEKYAHKKRWADLEEKDWLELEDSYLELFVNAQGKKVWMDGAMASTNEDFEWEGVLQSTGDILGVGTEVESEV